Part of the Luteibacter yeojuensis genome is shown below.
GATGGATGCGCAGGAAGCGTTGCGGGTCCAGCGTGGCCAGCAAGCCACGCAACGTCTCGCGGTGCAGATAGGATTGCTTGCCGACGTGGATCTGCACGTAGTTGCCGTCGGCCTCGATCCAGTCGATGGCCTCGGTGGCGATCACGCGGATGTGTTCGCCGACGCGCACGCTGATGCGTTGCAACGGTTCGGCCGATGCCGCCGGCGGCGACATGGCGGGCTTGTCCGCATGCAGGCCACGCCAGTGCTTGCGCACGCGCGCCATGGCCTGATCGAAGCGCGCCTGGTCGATCGGTTTCAATACATAGTCCAGCGCATTGGCGTCGAAGGCTCGCAAGGCATGCTGGCCGTAGGCGGTGGCGAACACCACCATGGGCAGGGTGTCCGGCTTCAGTTCACGCAACAGCTTGAACCCGTCGAGCCCCGGCATGCGGATGTCCAGGAACAGCAGGTCCGGCTTGAGCGCGCCATACGCCTGCAAGGCTTCGGCGGCGTTGCCGCATTCGCCCACGATGTCCACGTCGGCATGCGTGGCCAACGCCTGGCGCAATGCCAGGCGCGCCAGCACCTCGTCGTCGACCAGCAGGGTGCGTATCGGTTTCATGCCACATGCTCGCGAAAGGGAAAGCACAGTTCCACGCGCGTGCCGCCGCCCGCGTTACGGGTGAGTTCCATGCTGGCGGCCGCGCCGAACAACACGTCGAGTCGAGCCCGTGTATTGCCCAGTCCGAGGCCTTCCGTGGGCCCTTCCGGCGGCAGGCCCAGGCCGTCGTCGTCCACGCGCAGGCGAAGAAGCTGGCCTTCGCGGTGGCTGGCGATATGGAGACTGCCCGGCTCGGTCTTGGCCAGCAGGCCATGGCGCAGCGCGTTCTCGACGAGCGGCTGGAGGATCATGCTGGGTACGGCGGCGTGCAGCGTGTCCTCGGCCATGTCCAGCCGGGTCGACAAGCGGTCCTGGAAGCGCACCTGCTGGATGTCCAGGTAACAGCGCAGGAACTCCACCTCGCGCGACAGCGGCACCTGTTGCGCGTGGCGCTGCTCGAGCGTCATGCGCAGGAAGTCGCTGAGGCGGGCGATCATCAGCCGTGCCCGCAGCGGCTCGGCCAGGGCCAGCGCGGAGATGGCATTGAGCGTGTTGAACAGGAAATGCGGTTGCAACTGCATGCGCAGGGCCTGCAATTGCGACTGGGCGAGCTGGACTTCCAGCTGGGAGCTGCGCCATTGCTCGTCGCGCAGTCGTCGCCGCGACTCGAGTCCGCGCAGCACGACGAGGATAAGCCAGTAGGTGAGCAGCGACAGATGGTAGTTATATGCGAACTGCATACCCACGAAACCGGCGAAGGTATGCACCGGCGCATGGCCGGGACCGCACAGCGTCCAGAACACGAACAGCTGGGCCATCATCTGCGTGAGCGCCACCAGCAGGCCGGCGGGCACGTGCACCGCGCAGAAGCGTTGCCAGCCCGCACCGGCGGCCTGGCGCCCCAGCCACGCGATGAGGGGCACGAACGCCATCCACAGCCAGAAATTGGCCAGGTTCCAGGCGAGCGCCCGTGGCCAGTCGGGCGACCGGCCTTCGCTGAGGGACGACAGGCCCGCGCTGAGTGCATACGACAAAGCCAGCAGCGTCCAGAAGACGAATGCCAGCGCATGCCGCACCGCCCGGGTCCGACGGGTCGTGTCCACCTCGCGTTCTCCTCGAAAGCCAGGGCGCAGTGTGCGACTGCCGACGGGCGGGGGGAAGTGACGTGAGGACCAGCGGCCGGATGCCGGTGACGAGCGGTCGGTCGCCCACGCCGCCGATCCAGCCGGCAGCGAACCCGTCCGGCAGGAGGACACGCTGCCGCCGTCCCTGCACGGACAGGAGATGGTGATGCCCGCTCAGCCGGCCAGATCGGCCCGATAGGCATACAGCCCCGGCGCACCGCCGGTCGCGACGAAGAGCACCTGCTCTCCGTCGCGCACGATGCCGTGGCGAAGATCGTGCAGAAGTCCGGCAAACGCCTTGCCCGAATATACCGGGTCGAGCAGCAGGCCTTCGCGGCTGGCGGCAAGGCGCACGGCGTCCTTCATCCCTTGCGTCGGTATGCCGTAGCCGTCGCCGAGCTGCGCATCGTCGATCCGCACGTCATCGACGTCCAGCGTCGCGTCGGAACCAAGGAGGGCGAGGGCGCCTCTCGCCAGTTCAAGCGTCGTGCGCCGTGCCACGTCCGCCGGAGCGAGCACGGTGTATGCCGTGACCTTGGCCGGCGACTGGCCCATGGCGGCGAAACCGGCGACGAGCCCCGCATGCGTGCCGCTGCTGCCGTTGGGTATCGCGATCCGGTCGAAGCGTTGGCCGCTTGTTTCTTCCTGCATGGCGATCTCGCGGGCGCAGCGCACGTAGCCGAGCGCGCCAAGCGGCGTCGATCCGCCGGTCGGCAGCACGAGCACCGTGTGCCCGGCGGCGCGCAACGCGTCGGCGCGGGCCTCGGCTTGCGCCAGCCCGTTCGTCCCGCGCGGAAGCAGCGTGGGGCGGGCGCCGAAGAGGTCGTCGAGCAGGACGTTGCCGTTCGTCTCGTAGTCGGTGTCGTCCTTCGGCACGAGCCGCGAGAGGATCAACTCGCAGGCAAAGCCGTGCCTTGCCGCCGCCGCCGCCGTGAGCCGCGCGTGGTTCGACTGCACGCCGCCGACACTGACGATGGTATCCACGCCCGCCGCACGCGCATGCCCCAGGTGGTACTCGAGCTTGCGCAGTTTGTTGCCGCCCCCGCCGAGCGACATGACGTCGTCGCGCTTCGCGAAGAGCGCGATCCCGCGCGAGGCGAGCCCCAGTTCCTCCTCGATGCGTGCCAGTCGTTGGATAGGCGTCGGTCCGTCGAGCAGGTCGAGGCGGGGAAAGCTGTCGAATACGTGCTGGATAAGGGGCATCGGTTGTCTCCGGCGATGCACGATGATAATCCCCGGGCGCCACTGTGTTACACGGCGATTCGTGCCGGCGCCGCTGAAGCGGCTCCCATGAAGACGGCTGCCGCAGTGACGATGGGGTTCCCGCCGCTGGAGCGCTTCCTGTCCGCGCCGTGAAAAAAAAGCCCCGGTCTGGGGCCGGGGCTTCGTGCGCTGTCGAGGTACCGCTGCCTATATCCTCGGGCCGCGACGCAAGCCGCCGAACAGCAGCGAAAGGATGAACAGGATCAGGAACACCACGAAAAGGATCTTCGCGATGCTGGCGGCACCAGCGGCGATGCCGGTGAAACCGAAGACCGCGGCGATAAGCGCGATCACGAAAAAGATGACGGCCCAATGAAGCATGGCGTTCTCCTCGGCAAGCAGGTGGAGGTCAATAGTTG
Proteins encoded:
- a CDS encoding LytR/AlgR family response regulator transcription factor; the encoded protein is MKPIRTLLVDDEVLARLALRQALATHADVDIVGECGNAAEALQAYGALKPDLLFLDIRMPGLDGFKLLRELKPDTLPMVVFATAYGQHALRAFDANALDYVLKPIDQARFDQAMARVRKHWRGLHADKPAMSPPAASAEPLQRISVRVGEHIRVIATEAIDWIEADGNYVQIHVGKQSYLHRETLRGLLATLDPQRFLRIHRGTLVNIDRIREVHPLFQGNAEVLLHDGTQLSLSRRFRPHARRALGFA
- a CDS encoding histidine kinase, encoding MDTTRRTRAVRHALAFVFWTLLALSYALSAGLSSLSEGRSPDWPRALAWNLANFWLWMAFVPLIAWLGRQAAGAGWQRFCAVHVPAGLLVALTQMMAQLFVFWTLCGPGHAPVHTFAGFVGMQFAYNYHLSLLTYWLILVVLRGLESRRRLRDEQWRSSQLEVQLAQSQLQALRMQLQPHFLFNTLNAISALALAEPLRARLMIARLSDFLRMTLEQRHAQQVPLSREVEFLRCYLDIQQVRFQDRLSTRLDMAEDTLHAAVPSMILQPLVENALRHGLLAKTEPGSLHIASHREGQLLRLRVDDDGLGLPPEGPTEGLGLGNTRARLDVLFGAAASMELTRNAGGGTRVELCFPFREHVA
- a CDS encoding D-cysteine desulfhydrase family protein; translation: MPLIQHVFDSFPRLDLLDGPTPIQRLARIEEELGLASRGIALFAKRDDVMSLGGGGNKLRKLEYHLGHARAAGVDTIVSVGGVQSNHARLTAAAAARHGFACELILSRLVPKDDTDYETNGNVLLDDLFGARPTLLPRGTNGLAQAEARADALRAAGHTVLVLPTGGSTPLGALGYVRCAREIAMQEETSGQRFDRIAIPNGSSGTHAGLVAGFAAMGQSPAKVTAYTVLAPADVARRTTLELARGALALLGSDATLDVDDVRIDDAQLGDGYGIPTQGMKDAVRLAASREGLLLDPVYSGKAFAGLLHDLRHGIVRDGEQVLFVATGGAPGLYAYRADLAG
- a CDS encoding DUF1328 domain-containing protein translates to MLHWAVIFFVIALIAAVFGFTGIAAGAASIAKILFVVFLILFILSLLFGGLRRGPRI